In one Musa acuminata AAA Group cultivar baxijiao chromosome BXJ2-5, Cavendish_Baxijiao_AAA, whole genome shotgun sequence genomic region, the following are encoded:
- the LOC135612885 gene encoding ATP-dependent 6-phosphofructokinase 2-like: MDFDFNTTASFSSSASVATANFTLSPFTLTPLPHLADHLTDVPALPTPIDRSPFYHPSPGFYIAPSDIILRHILFDLSSSDSTPSSGLLAYHRAGPRQTIRFDPAAVRAAIVTCGGLCPGLNTVIRELVVGLWEIYGVRRIFGVPSGYRGFYSAEPVPLDPKMVDGWHKRGGTVLTTSRGGFNLEKIVDGIEKYGFNQVYCIGGDGTMRGAVKIFEEIQRRKLYVSLTGIPKTVDNDIGIIDRSFGFQTAVEMAQQAINAAHVEAESAVNGIGLVKLMGRSTGHIALHATLSSRDVDCCLIPENDFYLEGKGGLFEFLDQRLKQNGHAVIVVAEGAGQDIIPRTDAQKEEKDESGNPVFLDVGAWLKSELKNWWEHEHPGELFTVKYIDPTYMIRAVPANATDNLYCTLLAHSAIHGVMAGYTGFVSGPINGNYGYIPIQEIAVSKNLVDTKDHKWAWVRSVTTQPDFLKI, translated from the exons ATGGACTTCGACTTCAACACCAccgcctccttctcctcctcggctTCCGTCGCCACCGCCAACTTCACCCTGTCTCCCTTCACCCTAACGCCCCTCCCGCACCTAGCCGACCACCTCACCGACGTCCCGGCTCTCCCCACCCCCATCGACCGTAGCCCCTTCTACCACCCCTCCCCCGGCTTCTACATCGCCCCCTCCGACATCATCCTCCGCCACATCCtcttcgacctctcctcctccgaCTCAACCCCCAGTTCCGGCCTCCTCGCCTACCACCGCGCCGGGCCCCGCCAGACCATCCGCTTCGACCCCGCCGCCGTCCGGGCCGCCATCGTCACCTGCGGCGGCCTCTGCCCGGGGCTCAACACCGTGATCAGGGAGCTCGTCGTGGGTCTGTGGGAGATCTATGGCGTGCGCCGGATCTTTGGCGTGCCCTCGGGGTACCGCGGGTTCTACTCCGCCGAGCCCGTGCCGCTGGACCCCAAGATGGTGGATGGCTGGCACAAGAGGGGCGGCACCGTTCTGACCACCTCCAGGGGCGGCTTCAATCTGGAGAAGATCGTGGACGGGATCGAGAAGTACGGGTTTAATCAG GTCTATTGCATTGGTGGTGATGGAACCATGAGAGGTGCTGTAAAAATATTCGAAGAGATTCAACGCCGCAAATTGTATGTATCCCTTACAGGGATACCTAAAACAGTTGACAATGACATTGGCATCATCGATAGGTCGTTTGGGTTCCAAACTGCTGTGGAGATGGCACAACAGGCCATCAATGCAGCTCATGTCGAGGCTGAGAGTGCTGTGAATGGCATAGGACTTGTCAAACTTATGGGCAGAAGCACAGGCCACATTGCTCTTCATGCTACACTAAGCAGTCGTGACGTGGACTGCTGTTTGATTCCTGAGAACGACTTCTACTTGGAAGGGAAGGGGGGACTGTTTGAATTCCTTGATCAGAGGCTGAAGCAGAACGGACATGCTGTCATCGTGGTAGCTGAAGGTGCTGGACAGGATATAATACCACGAACAGATGCTCAGAAGGAAGAAAAGGACGAGTCGGGCAATCCAGTGTTCCTGGATGTGGGAGCATGGCTGAAATCCGAGCTGAAGAACTGGTGGGAACATGAGCATCCTGGAGAATTGTTCACAGTAAAGTATATCGATCCCACGTATATGATTAGAGCAGTTCCAGCGAATGCAACCGACAACTTGTATTGTACTCTGTTGGCACATTCTGCTATACATGGAGTGATGGCAGGGTACACAGGGTTTGTATCAGGTCCTATAAATGGTAACTACGGGTACATTCCAATCCAAGAGATTGCAGTTTCGAAGAACTTGGTGGATACAAAGGATCATAAATGGGCTTGGGTGAGATCAGTGACAACCCAACCGGATTTTCTTAAGATCTAA